From Haloglomus litoreum, the proteins below share one genomic window:
- a CDS encoding pyridoxamine 5'-phosphate oxidase family protein, with protein sequence MAGDTEPRDLEYGPLTAMGMSTEEIDTFLREEGVGLLSLADAGDAYAVPISFGWDGTSLYFYLFRFGERSKKYDFLDGTETASFAVYTVEDKYRWRSVVATGPLSAVPEDEAETVDDVMFDNAWFPNLLPLDEPRTELRRVELAAEQVTGQQGHGYEHTVG encoded by the coding sequence ATGGCTGGTGATACCGAGCCACGCGACCTCGAGTACGGACCGCTAACCGCCATGGGGATGAGCACCGAGGAGATCGACACGTTCCTCCGCGAGGAGGGGGTCGGGCTGCTGTCGCTGGCCGACGCCGGCGACGCGTACGCGGTGCCCATCTCGTTCGGCTGGGACGGGACGTCGCTGTACTTCTACCTGTTCCGGTTCGGCGAGCGGAGCAAGAAGTACGACTTCCTCGACGGGACCGAGACCGCCTCGTTCGCGGTCTACACGGTCGAGGACAAGTACCGGTGGCGGAGCGTCGTGGCGACCGGACCGCTCTCGGCGGTCCCGGAGGACGAGGCCGAGACCGTCGACGACGTGATGTTCGACAACGCCTGGTTCCCGAACCTCCTCCCCCTGGACGAGCCACGGACGGAGCTCCGACGGGTCGAACTCGCGGCCGAGCAGGTGACCGGACAGCAGGGACACGGCTACGAGCACACCGTCGGGTGA
- a CDS encoding SLC13 family permease has product MDRSLLAVPGAAAVALASRGLAPLPPDAATMLAITLFCIVLWVADPVPPWFVGLVCIGLVGVAFSPSLALSGFGLSATWLIVVGAVVGRATRRSGLGEFAQTRLLARLRASAVEDARRLYLHLLAVLSAGALALALLLPSAIVRVLVLAPLLAEVGEGFESKRARLGLFLGPLLTTWYGGAGILTANLPNIVTVGVLESTTDATVTWSEWFALLFPITGVARMLVIAGVVYYLYRPAPRTAVRLPGDPDRSTTGEERRMLAFLLLGVTVWATDFLHGLHPLFGALLVATLALAPPFGVLSFDQVGEIDFSIVFFVGAVFAIAEGLQRTGFTDTAARSLLALVPADAGLPLVALAVFLFTGALMVLMEGVAVASVLTPVVATYAQQAGLPVLPVVFAEVLALDTLYFLPFQSIVLVTILGQGVVETRDLVVTTTACTLLITVLLVPLQFLVLLWLT; this is encoded by the coding sequence ATGGACCGGTCGCTGCTCGCCGTCCCGGGAGCCGCCGCCGTCGCCCTGGCGAGCCGTGGGCTCGCCCCGCTCCCACCCGACGCCGCGACCATGCTGGCGATCACGCTGTTCTGCATCGTGCTCTGGGTGGCCGACCCCGTCCCCCCGTGGTTCGTCGGGCTCGTCTGCATCGGGCTCGTCGGCGTCGCCTTCTCCCCCTCGCTCGCGCTGTCGGGGTTCGGGCTGTCGGCGACGTGGCTCATCGTCGTCGGGGCGGTGGTCGGCCGTGCCACGCGCCGGAGCGGGCTGGGCGAGTTCGCGCAGACCCGGCTGCTGGCTCGCCTGCGGGCCAGCGCCGTCGAGGACGCGCGGCGGCTCTACCTCCACCTGCTCGCGGTGCTCTCGGCGGGGGCGCTGGCACTGGCGCTGCTCCTGCCGTCGGCCATCGTCCGCGTCCTCGTGCTCGCGCCGCTGCTCGCGGAGGTCGGCGAGGGGTTCGAGTCGAAGCGGGCGCGGCTGGGCCTGTTCCTCGGCCCGCTCCTGACCACCTGGTACGGCGGAGCCGGCATCCTCACCGCCAACCTCCCGAACATCGTCACCGTCGGCGTCCTCGAGTCGACGACGGACGCCACCGTGACCTGGTCGGAGTGGTTCGCCCTCCTGTTCCCCATCACGGGGGTCGCCCGGATGCTGGTCATCGCCGGGGTGGTCTACTACCTCTACCGGCCGGCACCGAGGACCGCGGTCCGGTTGCCGGGCGACCCCGACCGGTCGACGACCGGCGAGGAGCGGCGGATGCTCGCCTTCCTGCTCCTCGGCGTGACCGTCTGGGCCACCGACTTCCTCCACGGCCTCCACCCGCTGTTCGGCGCGCTGCTGGTCGCCACGCTCGCGCTCGCGCCGCCGTTCGGCGTCCTGTCGTTCGACCAGGTCGGCGAGATCGACTTCTCCATCGTCTTCTTCGTCGGCGCGGTGTTCGCCATCGCCGAGGGGCTCCAGCGGACCGGCTTCACCGACACCGCGGCGCGCTCGCTGCTCGCGCTCGTCCCGGCCGACGCCGGCCTCCCGCTCGTGGCCCTCGCGGTGTTCCTGTTCACCGGCGCGCTGATGGTGCTGATGGAAGGGGTCGCCGTCGCGAGCGTCCTGACGCCGGTGGTGGCCACCTACGCCCAGCAGGCCGGGTTGCCGGTCCTGCCCGTGGTGTTCGCGGAGGTGCTCGCGCTGGACACCCTCTACTTCCTCCCCTTCCAGTCCATCGTCCTCGTGACCATCCTCGGACAGGGGGTCGTCGAGACCCGCGACCTCGTCGTCACCACCACGGCCTGCACGCTCCTCATCACGGTCCTGCTCGTCCCGCTGCAGTTCCTGGTCCTCCTCTGGCTGACCTGA
- a CDS encoding flavin reductase family protein, whose amino-acid sequence MEFARDEIDYRTLSAAVVPRPIAWVSSVSADGEENLAPFSYFNAVSVTPPVVMVSVTRFDDSKPDRFKDTLANVQETGEFVVNVVTRPLFEQMVETSARVAGDVDEWELADVEQAPSRFVDPPRVAATDIALECRCCEQVMVGDNTVVFGDVVHAHVADEVTTGGKVDVSKLDAVGRLSGGLYTFVEEAVSPEGQP is encoded by the coding sequence ATGGAGTTCGCGAGAGACGAGATCGACTACCGGACCCTGTCGGCCGCCGTGGTCCCCCGACCCATCGCCTGGGTCAGTTCGGTCTCGGCCGACGGCGAGGAGAACCTCGCCCCGTTCAGCTACTTCAACGCCGTGAGCGTCACCCCCCCGGTCGTGATGGTATCGGTCACCCGATTCGACGACTCGAAACCGGACCGGTTCAAGGACACGCTGGCGAACGTCCAGGAGACGGGCGAGTTCGTGGTCAACGTCGTGACGCGGCCGCTGTTCGAGCAGATGGTCGAGACGAGCGCCCGTGTCGCCGGGGACGTCGACGAGTGGGAGCTGGCCGACGTCGAGCAGGCCCCCTCCAGGTTCGTCGACCCACCGCGGGTGGCCGCCACCGACATCGCCCTCGAGTGCCGGTGCTGCGAGCAGGTGATGGTCGGGGACAACACCGTCGTCTTCGGCGACGTCGTCCACGCCCACGTCGCCGACGAGGTGACGACCGGCGGGAAGGTCGACGTCAGCAAACTCGACGCGGTCGGCCGGCTGTCGGGGGGGCTGTACACGTTCGTCGAGGAGGCCGTCAGCCCGGAGGGACAACCCTGA
- a CDS encoding DMT family transporter, translating to MSEPFGSLSTSVPASGLAFAVGATLFSSLVALAIRAGTDTDTAGSQNALLVVLLTNVVLILPVAVVSSYPDFGLTPTSVGAFAMAGVVGTLLGRSLSYASIERIGASRTAPIKSSQPLHATLIAMVVLGEQVTPLHMAGIVLIVGGVAVVSWDLSRSSADSSVDASPYELLVPLGAAFFYGLEPIFAKTGINQGTPVAVGLAIKTLVALVGYTLVMRVRWTLPDPRTFDATQLRWYVLAGLFNTAFLASFYLAIQVAPVSVVVPVVTTSPLVIVALSRAFLPDIERVTWRVAAGAVVVVAGGVLTTLYG from the coding sequence ATGTCGGAGCCGTTCGGTTCCCTCTCGACGAGCGTGCCGGCCTCGGGGCTCGCGTTCGCGGTGGGGGCGACCCTGTTCAGTTCCCTGGTCGCACTGGCCATCCGTGCCGGAACGGACACCGACACGGCGGGCTCACAGAACGCCCTCCTGGTCGTGCTTCTGACGAACGTGGTGCTCATCCTGCCGGTCGCGGTCGTCAGCTCCTACCCGGACTTCGGCCTGACGCCGACATCCGTGGGTGCGTTCGCCATGGCCGGCGTGGTCGGGACGCTCCTGGGACGCTCGCTCTCGTACGCGAGCATCGAGCGGATCGGCGCGAGCCGGACCGCGCCGATCAAGTCCTCCCAGCCGCTCCACGCGACCCTCATCGCCATGGTCGTCCTCGGCGAACAGGTGACGCCGCTCCACATGGCGGGCATCGTCCTGATCGTCGGTGGCGTGGCCGTCGTCTCCTGGGACCTGTCGCGCTCGTCGGCCGACTCCTCGGTCGACGCCAGCCCGTACGAACTGCTCGTCCCGCTCGGAGCCGCGTTCTTCTACGGGCTCGAGCCCATCTTCGCCAAGACCGGCATCAACCAGGGAACGCCGGTCGCCGTCGGCCTGGCGATCAAGACGCTGGTCGCGCTCGTCGGCTACACGCTCGTCATGCGGGTCCGATGGACGCTCCCCGACCCGCGGACGTTCGACGCCACACAGCTCCGGTGGTACGTCCTCGCCGGACTGTTCAACACCGCGTTCCTCGCCTCGTTCTACCTCGCGATCCAGGTGGCTCCGGTCTCGGTGGTCGTCCCCGTCGTCACGACCAGCCCGCTCGTGATCGTCGCGCTCTCGCGGGCCTTCCTGCCGGACATCGAACGGGTGACCTGGCGGGTCGCCGCCGGGGCGGTGGTCGTGGTCGCGGGCGGCGTTCTCACGACGCTGTACGGCTGA
- a CDS encoding enolase C-terminal domain-like protein, translating to MPPEVTSVDVVSFRQGENLYRDKYIPGPDRLGVRLETDAGVTGEYVVHNSLAVGQLMEVAPGLVGRNPLNRERIWSETKRSLRKWDQLGVSVVDIALWDLAGKHYDAPVHELLGTYRERAPAYLSAGASENERTADLPERFADRAEEALENGFQGFKIRFSRNGMADADERLIDAEQVIESVHTVGERVGDEMDLMLDATAELETYADALAVGRACDEEGFVWYEDPMKDTGQSMHLHRKLSRELDTSILATELLRSGIEGHADFLANDAADILRADPYFDTGITGAMKIAHTAESFGLDVEFHTARPEMRHCIAATRNTNYVELLTNVDESPTHHYEELDDDGTVPMPEGPGLGVEHDWDSIRDRAVNSYHFD from the coding sequence ATGCCGCCGGAAGTCACCAGTGTCGACGTCGTATCGTTCCGCCAGGGCGAGAACCTCTACCGGGACAAGTACATCCCCGGACCGGACCGGCTGGGAGTCCGACTGGAGACGGACGCCGGCGTCACGGGGGAGTACGTCGTCCACAACTCGCTGGCCGTCGGCCAGCTAATGGAGGTCGCGCCCGGGCTCGTCGGCCGGAACCCGCTGAACCGCGAGCGCATCTGGAGCGAGACCAAGCGCTCGCTCCGGAAGTGGGACCAGCTGGGGGTCAGCGTGGTCGACATCGCGCTGTGGGACCTCGCCGGGAAGCACTACGACGCCCCCGTCCACGAACTGCTCGGGACCTACCGCGAGCGCGCGCCGGCCTACCTGTCGGCGGGCGCCAGCGAGAACGAGCGGACGGCGGACCTGCCCGAGCGCTTCGCCGACCGGGCCGAGGAGGCGCTCGAGAACGGCTTCCAGGGGTTCAAGATCCGCTTCAGTCGCAACGGCATGGCCGACGCCGACGAGCGCCTCATCGACGCCGAGCAGGTGATCGAGTCCGTCCACACGGTCGGCGAGCGCGTCGGTGACGAGATGGACCTGATGCTCGACGCGACCGCCGAGCTGGAGACCTACGCCGACGCGCTCGCCGTCGGCCGGGCCTGCGACGAGGAGGGGTTCGTCTGGTACGAGGACCCGATGAAGGACACCGGCCAGTCGATGCACCTCCACCGGAAGCTCTCGCGTGAACTGGACACGTCCATCCTCGCGACGGAACTGCTGCGCTCGGGCATCGAGGGGCACGCCGACTTCCTCGCGAACGACGCGGCCGACATCCTGCGCGCGGACCCGTACTTCGACACGGGCATCACGGGCGCGATGAAGATCGCCCACACCGCCGAGAGCTTCGGCCTCGACGTGGAGTTCCACACCGCCCGCCCGGAGATGCGCCACTGCATCGCCGCGACCCGGAACACGAACTACGTCGAGCTGCTGACGAACGTGGACGAGTCGCCCACCCACCACTACGAGGAACTCGACGACGACGGCACCGTCCCGATGCCGGAGGGGCCCGGCCTCGGCGTCGAGCACGACTGGGACTCCATCCGGGACCGCGCCGTGAACAGCTACCACTTCGACTGA
- a CDS encoding carboxymuconolactone decarboxylase family protein, translating to MPLIDYVTDHDEDGVYEKRSLYTEVRMHNPAVVRAQTAYFERLLEAGIVDAELYDYIVAAIAPINRSAYCAASHRENLATMRDVPEETVAALREGDYGALDEFERTVVEFAVQVVRDPKAVDEADIERLYEVGFEDSDVVQLLALIGDGATANLFNAALDVDPADRDDDLPTF from the coding sequence ATGCCACTCATCGACTACGTGACCGACCACGACGAGGACGGTGTGTACGAGAAGCGCTCGCTGTACACGGAGGTCCGGATGCACAACCCGGCGGTCGTTCGGGCCCAGACAGCGTACTTCGAACGTCTGCTGGAGGCCGGTATCGTCGACGCCGAACTGTACGACTACATCGTGGCCGCCATCGCACCCATCAACCGGTCGGCCTACTGCGCGGCGAGTCACCGCGAGAACCTGGCGACCATGCGGGATGTCCCCGAGGAGACGGTCGCCGCACTCCGTGAGGGGGACTACGGCGCTCTCGACGAGTTCGAGCGGACGGTCGTCGAGTTCGCCGTGCAGGTCGTCCGCGACCCGAAGGCGGTCGACGAGGCCGACATCGAGCGGCTGTACGAGGTGGGGTTCGAGGACAGCGACGTCGTCCAGTTGCTCGCGCTCATCGGCGACGGGGCGACGGCCAACCTGTTCAACGCCGCCCTCGACGTGGACCCGGCCGACCGCGACGACGACCTGCCGACGTTCTGA
- a CDS encoding RidA family protein translates to MTRVIDSPDLPDVSDRNYSQARIDDGTLYVAGQVGWDADNEIVGDDIESQTRRTFRNVELILEEVDRDLGDVTKVTSYFTHIEEDFPTYKEVWSELFEAPYPCHTAIGVAKLAAPETRVEVEFQAPV, encoded by the coding sequence GTGACCCGAGTCATCGACTCACCGGACCTGCCGGACGTGTCGGACCGCAACTACAGCCAGGCCCGCATCGACGACGGGACCCTCTACGTGGCCGGTCAGGTCGGCTGGGACGCCGACAACGAGATCGTCGGCGACGACATCGAATCCCAGACCCGCCGGACGTTCCGGAACGTGGAGCTCATCCTCGAGGAGGTCGACCGCGACCTCGGCGACGTGACCAAGGTGACCAGCTACTTCACCCACATCGAGGAGGACTTCCCGACGTACAAGGAGGTGTGGTCGGAGCTGTTCGAGGCCCCGTACCCGTGTCACACGGCTATCGGGGTGGCGAAGCTCGCCGCGCCCGAGACCCGCGTCGAGGTCGAGTTCCAGGCGCCCGTCTGA
- the ddh gene encoding D-2-hydroxyacid dehydrogenase — MPYECSQIGLHESIDAIFSVEALREELADIDPEVTVIGDDREAIAACDAVVTRFYLDAYAEEVEWLHAIQSGVDRFPLDELEEAGVVLTNSAGIHGTAVGEMVTGYLLALAHGIHDHVRNAQDGEWDRPAWNDAFTLPGHSLCVVGLGTLGQGIAERAAKLGMDVTGVKRTVEPVEYVDEVYPASDLVPAVSEADFVALAVPLTDETRHLVGAAELDAMRDDAYLVNVARGPVVDEAALVDALREGRLAGAALDVFEEEPLPEDSPLWDLENAILTPHCASITQDYPVDVAALVRENLGRDPDEFTNRVV; from the coding sequence ATGCCGTACGAGTGTTCGCAGATCGGACTCCACGAGTCGATAGACGCCATCTTCTCCGTCGAGGCGCTGCGCGAGGAACTCGCCGACATCGACCCGGAGGTGACGGTCATCGGCGACGACCGCGAGGCCATCGCGGCCTGCGACGCGGTCGTGACACGGTTCTACCTCGACGCCTACGCCGAGGAGGTCGAGTGGCTCCACGCCATCCAGTCGGGCGTCGACCGCTTCCCGCTGGACGAGCTCGAGGAGGCGGGGGTCGTCCTCACCAACAGCGCGGGCATCCACGGGACCGCGGTCGGGGAGATGGTGACGGGGTACCTGCTGGCGCTGGCCCACGGCATCCACGACCACGTCCGGAACGCGCAGGACGGCGAGTGGGACCGGCCCGCGTGGAACGACGCGTTCACCCTCCCCGGCCACTCGCTGTGTGTCGTCGGGCTCGGGACCCTGGGGCAGGGTATCGCCGAGCGCGCCGCCAAGCTCGGGATGGACGTCACGGGGGTCAAGCGCACCGTCGAACCCGTCGAGTACGTCGACGAGGTGTACCCCGCGAGCGACCTCGTCCCGGCCGTCTCGGAGGCGGACTTCGTCGCCCTCGCGGTCCCGCTCACGGATGAGACCCGCCACCTCGTCGGTGCCGCGGAGCTGGACGCGATGCGGGACGACGCCTACCTCGTCAACGTCGCGCGGGGGCCGGTCGTCGACGAGGCCGCGCTGGTCGACGCGCTCCGGGAGGGTCGCCTCGCCGGCGCGGCGCTCGACGTGTTCGAGGAGGAGCCCCTCCCGGAGGACTCGCCGCTCTGGGACCTGGAGAACGCCATCCTGACGCCGCACTGTGCCTCCATCACGCAGGACTACCCGGTCGACGTCGCGGCCCTCGTCCGGGAGAACCTCGGGCGCGACCCGGACGAGTTCACCAACCGCGTGGTCTGA
- a CDS encoding glutathione S-transferase family protein, translating into MGRNMLVDGKWHKDVEPWADGSGEYDRVTTSFRDRIRDEPGAKFPAEPGRYHLYVSRNCPWAHGAALVRRLAGLTDAVSMDVVDPRRGDEGWAFTPGKDGCTADTVNGFSYLRNVYRLADTGYTGRVTVPVLWDTARDTIVNNESIEIMRMLATEMGHLGDGIDLYPEGAREEIDEVVDAIYEPINDGVYRAGLADSQAAYETAVHDLFDALDHWDDVLADRRYLAAGRLSLADLRMFATLIRFDTAYHGLFRCNLRRIVDYEHLWPYVRDLYGTPGIAETVRLDHIREGYYGGIPELNPSGIVPVGPDLDLAADHDRDRLPGRSPAAATGR; encoded by the coding sequence ATGGGGCGGAACATGCTCGTCGACGGGAAGTGGCACAAGGACGTCGAACCGTGGGCGGACGGGAGCGGCGAGTACGACCGCGTGACCACGTCGTTCCGGGACCGCATCCGGGACGAGCCGGGGGCGAAGTTCCCGGCCGAACCGGGGCGATACCACCTCTACGTCTCCCGGAACTGCCCGTGGGCCCACGGCGCGGCGCTGGTCCGGCGACTCGCCGGACTCACCGACGCCGTCTCGATGGACGTCGTCGACCCGCGACGCGGGGACGAGGGCTGGGCGTTCACCCCCGGGAAGGACGGCTGCACCGCGGACACGGTGAACGGGTTCAGCTACCTCCGGAACGTCTACCGGCTGGCCGACACCGGGTACACGGGGCGCGTGACCGTCCCGGTGCTGTGGGACACGGCGCGGGACACCATCGTCAACAACGAGTCCATCGAGATCATGCGGATGCTCGCCACCGAGATGGGCCACCTCGGCGACGGCATCGACCTCTACCCCGAGGGGGCACGCGAGGAGATCGACGAGGTCGTCGACGCCATCTACGAGCCCATCAACGACGGCGTCTACCGCGCGGGGCTGGCCGACTCGCAGGCGGCCTACGAGACCGCCGTCCACGACCTGTTCGATGCGCTCGACCACTGGGACGACGTGCTCGCCGACCGGCGCTACCTCGCCGCGGGGCGCCTCAGCCTGGCGGACCTCCGCATGTTCGCGACGCTGATCCGCTTCGACACCGCCTACCACGGCCTGTTCAGGTGCAATCTCCGGCGTATCGTCGACTACGAGCACCTCTGGCCGTACGTCCGGGACCTCTACGGGACGCCGGGCATCGCGGAGACGGTCCGACTCGACCACATCCGCGAGGGGTACTACGGCGGCATCCCGGAGCTGAACCCGTCCGGTATCGTCCCCGTCGGTCCGGATCTCGACCTGGCGGCCGACCACGACCGCGACCGGCTCCCGGGTCGTTCCCCCGCGGCGGCGACCGGGCGGTGA
- a CDS encoding amidohydrolase family protein produces the protein MAQTSVEQSELLEELDIFDAETHTGEKAQALIEYIDDEQVQQQERDGYDYQPDLTGPFGADGWDRSAGGKMEWSSGRQIERAEEMDERREELHIDRTLFNAGMGFQAYAIPKKAKRIHYMRATNNYIQDRFGREDDTNYTSILVVPDHPEESAAEIERYGDEDNVVAAFSNSFMDYGFGHERYEPVMEALDEYDLPLIFHGDSTNQPYFPAGFLRSNHFVEHHTLTHPMAHLRNIVHIIGQEIPERYDIDFGFWEAGQSWIQMAMNRMDREYIERIHDIPGLTKLPSEYMREFYYGTQPLEETHEPEHLQRIIEDNGLEDQLVFTSDWPHMDFDAPSSILDHDGLTQEQKKKILQDNAQELLDL, from the coding sequence ATGGCCCAGACCTCCGTCGAGCAGTCAGAACTCCTCGAGGAGCTGGACATCTTCGACGCCGAGACGCACACCGGCGAGAAGGCCCAGGCTCTCATCGAGTACATCGACGACGAACAGGTACAGCAACAGGAGCGCGACGGCTACGACTACCAGCCCGACCTGACCGGCCCGTTCGGGGCGGACGGGTGGGACCGCTCCGCCGGCGGGAAGATGGAGTGGTCCAGCGGCCGGCAGATCGAGCGCGCCGAGGAGATGGACGAGCGCCGCGAGGAACTCCACATCGACCGGACGCTGTTCAACGCCGGGATGGGGTTCCAGGCGTACGCCATCCCCAAGAAGGCAAAGCGCATCCACTACATGCGCGCGACGAACAACTACATCCAGGACCGGTTCGGCCGCGAGGACGACACCAACTACACCAGCATCCTGGTCGTCCCCGACCACCCGGAGGAGAGCGCCGCGGAGATCGAGCGCTACGGGGACGAGGACAACGTCGTCGCCGCGTTCAGCAACTCCTTCATGGACTACGGCTTCGGCCACGAGCGCTACGAGCCCGTGATGGAGGCGCTGGACGAGTACGACCTCCCGCTGATCTTCCACGGTGACAGCACGAACCAGCCGTACTTCCCGGCCGGGTTCCTGCGCTCGAACCACTTCGTCGAGCACCACACGCTGACCCACCCGATGGCCCACCTCCGGAACATCGTCCACATCATCGGCCAGGAGATCCCCGAGCGGTACGACATCGACTTCGGGTTCTGGGAGGCCGGCCAGTCGTGGATCCAGATGGCGATGAACCGGATGGACCGCGAGTACATCGAGCGCATCCACGACATCCCCGGGCTGACGAAGCTCCCGAGCGAGTACATGCGGGAGTTCTACTACGGGACCCAGCCGCTGGAGGAGACCCACGAGCCCGAGCACCTCCAGCGCATCATCGAGGACAACGGCCTCGAGGACCAGCTCGTGTTCACCTCGGACTGGCCGCACATGGACTTCGACGCGCCGTCGTCCATCCTCGACCACGATGGACTCACGCAGGAGCAGAAGAAGAAGATCCTCCAGGACAACGCACAGGAGCTGCTGGACCTGTAG
- a CDS encoding EamA family transporter, which translates to MAPSAPPIVYLLALAPALLWGFQPVLSKRGMDAGGSPLQASLVVVVVDTGLFWSALAVQSVLSGRGLFPGLTLETLGLFLVAGLVGTALGRITAFAGVERLGASVNSAALSARPLFATMLAVGLISETVTVVTLTGVVVLVGGLVVLSTSKGGDLRGWEPRDLLFPLGSALSFALGNVIRRYGLQATPTTALEAVALNEIAAMAALVGFALARDRTDVLRAPQRTYAYFAGSGTLTALALLSVFAALAHPAGRVVIVDPLAATAPLFTVLFANFLLGDLERVTRRVAMGAALIVAGAALVTI; encoded by the coding sequence ATGGCGCCGTCGGCTCCGCCCATCGTCTACCTGCTGGCGCTGGCTCCAGCGCTCCTCTGGGGATTCCAGCCGGTGCTCTCGAAGCGCGGGATGGACGCGGGGGGCAGTCCCCTGCAGGCGTCGCTCGTCGTCGTCGTCGTCGACACCGGCCTGTTCTGGTCGGCCCTCGCCGTCCAGTCGGTGCTGTCCGGGCGGGGGCTGTTCCCCGGGCTGACGCTGGAGACGCTGGGGCTGTTCCTCGTCGCGGGGCTGGTCGGGACGGCGCTGGGGCGCATCACGGCGTTCGCCGGCGTCGAGCGGCTCGGGGCGAGCGTCAACAGCGCGGCGCTGAGCGCCCGGCCCCTCTTCGCCACCATGCTCGCCGTCGGCCTCATCAGCGAGACGGTCACGGTGGTCACGCTGACCGGCGTCGTCGTCCTCGTGGGCGGACTGGTCGTCCTCTCGACATCGAAGGGCGGCGACCTCCGGGGCTGGGAGCCCCGCGACCTCCTGTTCCCGCTGGGCTCGGCGCTCTCGTTCGCGCTCGGCAACGTCATCCGCCGCTACGGGCTCCAGGCGACCCCGACGACGGCACTGGAGGCGGTCGCGCTCAACGAGATCGCCGCGATGGCCGCGCTGGTCGGGTTCGCGCTGGCGCGCGACCGGACGGACGTGCTGCGGGCCCCCCAGCGGACGTACGCGTACTTCGCCGGCAGCGGAACCCTCACCGCGCTGGCCCTGCTGTCGGTGTTCGCGGCGCTGGCCCACCCGGCCGGGCGGGTCGTCATCGTGGACCCGCTGGCCGCCACGGCGCCCCTGTTCACCGTCCTGTTCGCCAACTTCCTGCTGGGCGACCTCGAGCGGGTCACCCGCCGGGTGGCCATGGGGGCGGCCCTCATCGTCGCGGGGGCCGCGCTGGTGACGATATAG
- a CDS encoding Rieske (2Fe-2S) protein, which produces MASEGEAVEVASADEVPDDEGLVVEVGGEQIAIFELDDGYYALDHVCTHQGGPLGEGKVEGGCVYCPWHGHEFDIRSGEHANIDRLDTQTFEVEERDGSLYLHV; this is translated from the coding sequence ATGGCATCCGAAGGCGAGGCTGTCGAAGTAGCATCTGCAGACGAGGTACCGGACGACGAGGGGCTGGTCGTCGAGGTCGGCGGCGAGCAGATCGCCATCTTCGAACTCGACGACGGCTACTACGCCCTCGACCACGTCTGCACCCATCAGGGTGGGCCCCTCGGAGAGGGGAAGGTCGAGGGCGGCTGCGTCTACTGCCCGTGGCACGGCCACGAGTTCGACATCAGGTCCGGCGAGCACGCCAACATCGACCGCCTCGACACGCAGACGTTCGAGGTCGAGGAGCGCGACGGGAGCCTCTACCTCCACGTCTGA